A DNA window from Pseudomonas wuhanensis contains the following coding sequences:
- a CDS encoding c-type cytochrome has translation MKILFIASLGILSLIQTSLSFADNVNGKNLYLQRCAMCHGTDLKATGPLANKSNPPTPNLTTSAFKKRLNDYPGVIVSSIILRPNGDLIPKTLRENGVKLSPYSWRIKDLRDLNQYMGDVISKNR, from the coding sequence ATGAAAATATTATTCATCGCTTCGCTAGGAATTTTATCGCTAATTCAAACATCACTATCCTTCGCAGATAATGTTAATGGAAAAAATCTCTATTTACAGCGATGCGCCATGTGCCACGGAACAGATCTCAAAGCAACAGGACCATTGGCTAATAAAAGCAATCCTCCTACACCTAATCTAACAACATCCGCTTTCAAAAAACGATTAAATGATTATCCGGGCGTAATTGTATCATCGATAATACTTCGTCCAAATGGAGACTTGATTCCAAAAACTTTGCGAGAGAATGGTGTAAAGCTATCGCCGTACTCATGGAGGATTAAAGATCTGCGCGATTTAAATCAATACATGGGTGATGTGATTTCAAAAAATCGATGA
- a CDS encoding HEAT repeat domain-containing protein — MNLIREWLGRLKNKQMPASSLAEQRRNEALELLGNAEDNGKWIEVSAHYNGFIREVAVRGLCDNPSPEALVALIQRLNDWVPQIRDLALEGLNHYMTPSQAQALLFALEPLIALAARRRADHGPTLMAARTVLQSPEIKAEVYANFLSQQGKAARYLFALLLEKDSAPEVLLRDALAHRELTVRLAAVSACQDLPAAQASPLLLEALSRPGAKVRVCVLRALLPLVDDPKLLLRQALLDASASIRSLARWAAVRHNVDASAILTEKLNQGFPPRKQDWLGIIGLATELKVALDKLWLTEAMRSRYSSVRQAAIRLLGDNQLSELLRALDDPSDKVFYAAITQLNKLPWKSVIPGSGEKLDRDWHELSTARRQAILQLRPGWQQVAYLLERLSAETGAQAFWLRQVGMWCDRQYQIVDPVTSKAERETLVQKLRNLAATGFIRSDSVARIAE, encoded by the coding sequence GTGAACTTAATAAGGGAATGGCTGGGTAGGCTGAAGAACAAGCAGATGCCGGCCTCCTCATTGGCGGAGCAGCGGCGAAACGAAGCGTTGGAACTGCTAGGGAATGCTGAGGACAATGGAAAATGGATAGAGGTCAGTGCTCACTACAACGGCTTCATTCGAGAAGTCGCTGTCAGGGGGCTGTGCGATAATCCTTCTCCTGAAGCGTTAGTAGCTTTGATACAGCGTTTGAACGACTGGGTACCCCAGATTCGCGATCTGGCGTTGGAGGGGCTGAATCACTATATGACTCCATCCCAGGCTCAGGCGCTATTGTTCGCGCTGGAACCTCTCATAGCGTTGGCTGCGCGCCGAAGAGCCGATCATGGTCCCACGCTCATGGCCGCTCGCACAGTACTGCAGTCACCCGAGATCAAGGCTGAGGTCTACGCCAATTTCCTTTCGCAACAAGGTAAAGCTGCGCGCTATCTGTTTGCGCTATTGCTGGAAAAGGACTCAGCGCCGGAGGTGCTTTTAAGGGACGCCTTGGCCCATCGCGAGCTGACCGTACGGTTAGCTGCCGTATCAGCATGTCAAGATTTACCAGCTGCGCAAGCATCACCACTGTTACTTGAAGCCCTATCACGACCCGGCGCCAAAGTGCGTGTTTGCGTGCTGCGCGCCCTATTGCCGTTGGTCGACGATCCGAAGCTATTATTGCGCCAGGCCTTGCTGGATGCATCGGCCTCGATCCGTAGTTTGGCGCGCTGGGCAGCAGTACGCCATAACGTCGATGCAAGCGCCATCCTGACGGAGAAATTGAATCAGGGCTTTCCACCACGGAAACAGGATTGGCTCGGTATTATTGGCTTGGCAACCGAACTTAAAGTCGCTCTCGACAAGCTGTGGCTAACAGAAGCGATGCGCTCTCGCTATTCCTCCGTGCGGCAAGCGGCCATACGCCTGCTTGGCGACAACCAATTGTCCGAGTTGCTGAGGGCGCTTGACGACCCGTCGGACAAAGTGTTTTACGCCGCAATCACTCAACTGAACAAGCTACCTTGGAAATCTGTGATCCCTGGATCAGGCGAAAAATTAGATCGGGATTGGCATGAACTGTCGACGGCACGCCGCCAGGCGATACTTCAATTGAGGCCGGGTTGGCAGCAGGTGGCGTACCTGCTGGAGCGGCTGAGCGCTGAAACGGGTGCACAGGCTTTTTGGCTACGTCAGGTTGGGATGTGGTGCGATCGCCAATATCAAATCGTCGATCCGGTCACCTCAAAGGCCGAGCGAGAAACATTGGTGCAAAAGCTCCGGAACTTGGCCGCGACAGGATTCATCCGCAGCGACAGCGTAGCCCGTATTGCAGAATGA
- a CDS encoding GNAT family N-acetyltransferase: protein MDVELAHQIEAAESEYLRSRVQNLAGISGNPYGARVFSNGDFPCFQVNASPSPMFNRIYGDSARDPQALLKLLKDSAEHSVVTPLIGKPSALGQYSLVGETQLERLRGWTHLQFACAIEKVVLSRHSFQIEEVTSKTLAQFADVHAGGFHTKPEYRLLNQASFAEQTSSGRLKICVLKADGKVVAGASMYLASNGIAYLGTAATRKDARGLGYHGALISHRIEQAKKHGCHLIAATALASSQSRRNLQRAGLTTSHAQALYRLADN, encoded by the coding sequence ATGGATGTTGAACTGGCACATCAGATTGAGGCCGCAGAAAGCGAGTATTTGCGTTCGCGTGTTCAGAACTTGGCAGGGATAAGTGGAAATCCTTATGGCGCACGTGTTTTTTCCAACGGAGACTTTCCGTGCTTTCAGGTGAACGCATCACCTAGCCCAATGTTCAACCGCATCTACGGCGACAGCGCCCGTGATCCCCAGGCACTTTTGAAGTTGCTCAAAGATTCAGCGGAACATTCGGTCGTAACTCCCCTTATCGGGAAACCTTCCGCGTTGGGACAGTACTCACTTGTGGGCGAAACGCAGCTTGAGCGTTTGAGGGGCTGGACTCACTTGCAGTTCGCGTGTGCCATCGAGAAGGTGGTCTTGAGTCGCCACTCATTCCAAATCGAGGAAGTCACGTCAAAAACTCTTGCTCAGTTCGCAGATGTGCATGCGGGTGGTTTTCATACCAAACCAGAGTACCGATTACTGAATCAAGCATCCTTCGCAGAGCAGACGTCGAGCGGACGTCTGAAAATCTGCGTCCTGAAGGCTGATGGGAAAGTCGTGGCAGGAGCCTCAATGTATTTGGCCAGTAATGGCATTGCCTACCTTGGAACGGCTGCCACCCGAAAGGATGCCCGGGGCCTTGGCTACCATGGAGCACTGATATCTCATCGAATTGAGCAAGCGAAGAAGCATGGCTGCCACTTGATCGCCGCGACCGCGCTGGCCAGCTCCCAAAGTCGCCGAAATCTGCAACGTGCCGGGTTGACGACATCTCATGCCCAGGCACTGTACCGCCTCGCAGATAACTAA
- a CDS encoding VOC family protein, with translation MKFGYMIIYVPDVAASLQFFSSAFGLNIRFLHESATYGELETGETALAFAANELAAMNFSTGHVSAHSRPKPLGIEVGLVTEDVPAAHARALQAGATEMSAPSTKPWGQTISYVRCPDGTLVELCTPVMHKSGVPHD, from the coding sequence ATGAAATTTGGCTACATGATCATCTACGTCCCGGACGTTGCTGCCTCACTTCAGTTCTTTTCATCAGCCTTCGGGCTCAACATTCGATTCCTCCATGAATCCGCCACCTATGGCGAACTCGAAACAGGAGAAACTGCACTGGCATTCGCCGCCAATGAACTGGCCGCAATGAACTTCAGTACCGGCCATGTTTCGGCACACTCGCGCCCCAAACCGCTAGGCATCGAAGTCGGACTAGTGACTGAGGACGTTCCAGCGGCTCATGCCAGAGCGCTGCAAGCGGGCGCTACTGAAATGTCCGCCCCAAGCACCAAGCCCTGGGGGCAAACCATTTCCTACGTTCGATGCCCTGACGGGACGCTGGTGGAACTCTGCACACCGGTGATGCATAAATCAGGTGTTCCCCATGACTGA
- a CDS encoding GFA family protein: protein MTDVFQGSCLCGAVKYEIRSRPKALSHCHCSQCRKSHGAAFASYGSVLRGDLHLIQGADGIKSYRSSESVLRQFCAQCGSSLFWSRNQGEYSNWISIALGALDTTFTSDKQKHIEVASKAPWYEIQDHWPQFQ from the coding sequence ATGACTGACGTCTTCCAGGGCAGCTGCCTTTGCGGCGCCGTCAAATACGAAATCCGGTCACGACCAAAAGCGCTTTCTCACTGCCATTGCAGCCAATGCCGCAAAAGCCATGGAGCCGCATTCGCCAGCTATGGCAGTGTATTGCGTGGCGATCTGCACCTCATCCAAGGCGCCGATGGCATCAAGTCGTACAGATCCTCTGAATCAGTATTGCGCCAGTTCTGCGCCCAGTGCGGCTCTTCGCTGTTCTGGTCAAGAAACCAAGGTGAATACTCCAATTGGATCTCGATAGCGCTGGGCGCCCTGGACACTACATTCACCTCGGATAAGCAGAAACACATCGAGGTGGCGTCCAAGGCTCCATGGTATGAAATTCAGGATCATTGGCCGCAATTCCAGTGA
- a CDS encoding alpha/beta hydrolase family protein: MKIAFGALLLTWLTTIALADENPVGFQSSTLSDPHNDRSLEMVVWYPSATTAATELIGDNAVFVGASAVRDAPPAAGKHPLLVLSHGYRGNWSNQIWLASALAQRGYIVAAINHPGTTTHDRSPQAAAQLWQRPVDLRRAIDRVTTQPEKFGLVANDRIAVVGHSLGGWTALEIAGARFDPDRFAHDCKAHPQLASCTVYGKINPASTSESKAALAADLRDKRVTAVVTLDLGLSRGLTDASLAALPVPALVIAAGVPSRELPAELESANLAKRLPAASSRYVEISDASHFSFMSVCKPGAQVMLEEEVPGDGIICRDGDSARSRGVIQQQITSLIAEFLQSSINKEDSL, encoded by the coding sequence TTGAAAATAGCTTTCGGCGCCCTGCTGTTGACCTGGCTGACTACTATCGCACTCGCTGACGAGAACCCTGTCGGCTTCCAATCTTCCACACTGTCGGACCCGCACAATGACCGCTCACTGGAGATGGTCGTCTGGTACCCCAGTGCAACTACCGCCGCGACGGAATTGATCGGCGATAATGCGGTGTTTGTCGGTGCTTCTGCCGTTCGTGACGCGCCGCCAGCTGCTGGCAAGCATCCATTGCTGGTGCTCTCCCACGGATACAGGGGGAACTGGAGCAACCAGATCTGGCTCGCCAGTGCTCTGGCTCAAAGGGGTTACATCGTCGCCGCAATCAATCACCCTGGCACCACCACTCATGACCGTAGCCCTCAAGCAGCGGCGCAGTTATGGCAGCGGCCCGTTGATTTGCGCCGAGCCATTGATAGGGTCACGACTCAACCTGAAAAATTCGGCTTGGTCGCCAATGACCGAATTGCAGTGGTGGGCCATTCACTCGGCGGATGGACCGCCCTGGAGATCGCCGGTGCGCGTTTCGATCCAGACCGCTTCGCCCATGACTGCAAAGCCCACCCGCAGTTAGCAAGTTGCACCGTCTATGGAAAGATAAACCCCGCAAGCACCTCAGAATCAAAGGCCGCGTTGGCCGCCGATTTGCGCGATAAACGCGTCACTGCTGTGGTTACATTGGACTTGGGCCTTTCACGGGGCCTGACCGATGCAAGCCTGGCGGCGCTGCCGGTACCCGCACTGGTGATCGCTGCCGGCGTTCCCTCGCGCGAGCTTCCCGCTGAGTTGGAGTCTGCCAACCTGGCCAAACGCCTGCCTGCAGCGTCAAGCCGTTACGTCGAAATCAGCGACGCAAGCCATTTCAGCTTCATGTCGGTGTGCAAACCTGGTGCGCAAGTAATGCTCGAAGAAGAAGTACCCGGCGATGGCATCATTTGCCGGGATGGCGACAGCGCTCGCTCGCGTGGGGTGATTCAACAGCAGATTACATCGCTGATAGCAGAGTTTCTTCAGTCATCTATCAACAAAGAAGACAGTTTGTAA
- a CDS encoding MATE family efflux transporter: MQTPTTQHPLWQTYLLFLAPMVLSNFLQSMSGTINSIYIGQMLGTQALAAVSGMFPVVFFFIALVIGLGAGAGVLIGQAWGARELHLVKAIAGSTLLLGAMIGLVAAVLGSVFARPALQGLGTPADVLDDAVAYAHVMMWILPSLLVFVLFTQLLRGVSDTVSPLLALVVSTCVGLALTPALILGWLGLPPMGIQSAAWAGLAGNLSAMGWLAWRLISKGHPLAPDREMFAAMRLDMEILGKVLRIGLPTGLQMVVLSLSELVILALVNQHGSQATAAYGAVTQIVNYVQFPALSIAITASILGAQAIGAGRIERMGPILRTGLLINVCLTGGLVVLGYLLSHWLLGLFLTDDSTRAMAEHLLHIMLWSLLVFGFQAIVGGIMRASGTVLVPVAVSIVCVVGVQLPVAYLLDARFGLQGVWMAFPVAYLGMLILQTLYYKMVWQHQKIERLV; the protein is encoded by the coding sequence ATGCAAACCCCCACCACCCAACACCCCCTCTGGCAAACCTACCTCCTATTCCTCGCTCCCATGGTCCTCTCCAATTTCCTCCAATCCATGTCGGGCACCATCAACAGCATCTACATCGGCCAAATGCTCGGCACCCAGGCTCTCGCGGCGGTATCGGGCATGTTCCCCGTGGTGTTCTTCTTCATCGCCCTGGTCATTGGCCTCGGCGCGGGTGCCGGGGTGTTGATCGGTCAAGCCTGGGGCGCTCGCGAGTTGCATTTGGTGAAGGCGATTGCTGGTTCGACGTTGCTGTTGGGGGCGATGATCGGGTTGGTGGCGGCGGTGTTGGGGAGTGTGTTCGCCCGGCCGGCGTTGCAGGGTTTGGGCACGCCGGCGGATGTGCTGGACGATGCGGTGGCGTATGCGCATGTGATGATGTGGATTTTGCCGTCGCTGTTGGTGTTTGTGTTGTTCACGCAGTTGCTGCGCGGGGTGAGCGATACGGTGTCGCCGTTGTTGGCGCTGGTGGTGTCGACGTGTGTCGGGCTGGCGCTGACGCCGGCGTTGATTCTCGGGTGGTTGGGGTTGCCGCCGATGGGGATTCAGAGTGCGGCGTGGGCGGGGTTGGCGGGTAATTTGTCGGCGATGGGGTGGTTGGCGTGGCGATTAATTAGCAAGGGACATCCGTTGGCGCCGGATCGGGAGATGTTTGCGGCAATGCGCCTGGATATGGAGATCCTCGGCAAGGTGTTGCGCATCGGGCTGCCGACCGGGTTGCAGATGGTGGTGCTGTCGTTATCGGAGCTGGTGATTCTGGCGCTGGTGAACCAGCATGGTTCCCAGGCGACGGCGGCGTATGGGGCGGTGACGCAGATCGTCAATTACGTGCAGTTCCCGGCGCTGTCGATTGCGATCACGGCGTCGATCCTTGGCGCGCAGGCTATCGGGGCCGGACGCATCGAGCGCATGGGGCCGATTTTGCGCACGGGGCTGTTGATCAACGTGTGCCTGACCGGTGGCCTGGTGGTGTTGGGCTACCTGTTGTCGCACTGGTTGCTGGGGTTGTTCCTCACGGATGATTCCACCCGGGCGATGGCCGAACACCTGTTGCACATCATGCTCTGGAGCCTGTTGGTGTTTGGCTTCCAGGCGATTGTCGGCGGCATCATGCGCGCCAGCGGCACGGTGTTGGTGCCGGTGGCGGTTTCGATCGTTTGTGTGGTCGGGGTGCAGTTGCCGGTGGCGTATTTGCTGGATGCGCGCTTTGGGCTGCAAGGTGTCTGGATGGCGTTTCCGGTGGCATATTTGGGCATGCTGATCCTGCAGACGCTGTATTACAAAATGGTCTGGCAGCATCAGAAGATTGAGCGGTTGGTGTAA